The proteins below are encoded in one region of Legionella antarctica:
- a CDS encoding efflux transporter outer membrane subunit, which yields MDAFYSKINAAIIIGFCTILNACMVGPNFHSPPPPQVKRYTETPLPEKTVRSQSAGGNQQTFITNKDIPIIWWELFHSQAINELIQAGLANNPTLPSAIAALRQAQENVKVQIGNTLWPAFNTTNIGQRQRFSLATIAGGDEGVTFNLMNVTANVSYTLDAFGGARRGIESLRAQADYQQFLLIAAYLTLTSNIVTTAISVASYQEQIEATVALIKVEEVVLDILTKQYRLGGISNADVLTQKTTLEQTKASLPPLQKNLSWAKHSLSALVGQFPDGPLPKINLNSLKLPANLPVSLPSNLVRQRPDVRAAEALLHAACAQIGVATANLLPQLTLTGSYGWLNTSVTNLFTPQNVVWSMLGQVAQPLFQGGALFAARRAKIAAYQQADAEYRKTVLQAFQNVADSLRALETDARTLQALALSEKAARSALDLTLAQYRLGGTNYINLLNAQHQYQQTRINRIQAQAARYSDTVALFQSLGGGWWHKPWCTDECG from the coding sequence ATGGATGCTTTTTACTCAAAAATAAATGCCGCCATTATTATTGGATTCTGCACTATTTTAAATGCTTGCATGGTGGGACCGAATTTTCACTCGCCCCCACCTCCACAAGTCAAGAGATATACTGAGACACCGCTGCCTGAAAAAACGGTACGAAGTCAAAGTGCGGGCGGTAATCAACAGACATTTATAACGAATAAAGATATTCCCATTATCTGGTGGGAACTTTTTCATTCCCAAGCTATTAATGAGCTTATCCAGGCGGGTTTAGCCAATAATCCGACCTTGCCTTCGGCTATAGCTGCTTTACGTCAGGCGCAAGAAAATGTAAAAGTTCAGATAGGTAATACTCTTTGGCCCGCTTTCAATACGACAAATATTGGACAAAGACAACGATTTTCGCTTGCTACAATTGCTGGTGGTGATGAAGGGGTAACCTTTAATTTGATGAACGTCACTGCCAATGTCTCTTATACCCTGGATGCTTTCGGTGGTGCTCGACGTGGAATTGAATCGCTACGAGCCCAAGCGGACTATCAGCAATTTTTGTTAATTGCAGCTTACCTCACTTTAACTTCAAATATCGTGACTACTGCGATCAGTGTTGCTTCATATCAGGAACAAATTGAGGCTACTGTAGCGTTAATTAAGGTGGAGGAAGTGGTACTTGATATTTTAACGAAACAGTATCGGTTAGGTGGAATTTCTAATGCAGATGTGTTGACGCAAAAAACAACTCTGGAGCAGACAAAAGCATCGCTCCCTCCTTTGCAAAAAAACTTATCATGGGCCAAACATTCATTATCAGCCTTGGTAGGCCAATTTCCAGATGGACCTTTACCAAAGATCAATCTAAATAGTTTAAAGCTACCCGCTAATTTACCAGTTAGTTTACCATCCAATCTGGTGCGTCAGCGTCCGGACGTTCGTGCTGCAGAAGCATTACTTCACGCAGCCTGTGCTCAGATAGGGGTGGCTACAGCAAATCTACTTCCTCAACTGACCTTGACGGGCAGTTACGGCTGGCTCAATACCTCGGTAACTAATTTGTTTACCCCTCAAAATGTGGTATGGAGTATGTTAGGCCAAGTGGCTCAACCTCTTTTTCAAGGAGGGGCTTTATTTGCTGCTCGTCGTGCGAAAATTGCAGCGTATCAACAAGCAGATGCGGAATATCGCAAGACTGTATTGCAGGCGTTTCAGAATGTGGCAGATTCCTTACGTGCTTTAGAAACTGATGCACGTACTTTGCAGGCGCTGGCATTGTCTGAAAAAGCTGCTCGTAGTGCCCTTGATTTGACCCTGGCCCAATACCGGCTGGGTGGTACGAATTATATTAATTTGTTAAATGCACAACACCAGTATCAACAAACTCGAATCAACCGCATTCAAGCACAAGCAGCTCGATATAGTGATACTGTAGCATTGTTCCAATCATTAGGAGGCGGGTGGTGGCATAAACCATGGTGTACCGACGAATGTGGTTAA